In Mycobacterium sp. JS623, one genomic interval encodes:
- a CDS encoding acyl-CoA dehydrogenase family protein — protein MRIGYTPEQEELRRELRSYFTKLMTPERAEALSAGDGGEMGRGNVYRETVQQMGKDGWLTLNWPKEYGGQERAPMESLIFNDEAAIANVPVPFLTINSVAPTIMHFGSDEQKKFFLPKIAAGELHFSIGYSEPGAGTDLAALRTTAVRDGDDYIINGQKMWTSLIAYADYVWLAVRTNPEAKKHHGISMLIVPTTAEGFSWTPVHTMAGVDTSATYYQDVRVPVTSLVGEENAGWKLVTNQLNHERVALVSAQPIFMALNGVREWAQNTKDIHGNRLIDSEWVQLNLARVHAKAEVLKLINWELASSEEAAPSPADASAAKVYGTELATEAYRLLMEVLGTAGTLRTNSPGALLRGRVERMHRSCLILTFGGGTNEIQRDIIGMVALGLPRVNR, from the coding sequence ATGCGGATCGGCTACACCCCGGAGCAGGAGGAGTTGCGCCGCGAACTGCGGTCCTACTTCACCAAACTCATGACGCCAGAACGTGCCGAGGCGTTGTCCGCGGGTGACGGCGGCGAGATGGGGCGCGGCAACGTCTACCGCGAGACGGTCCAGCAGATGGGCAAGGACGGCTGGCTCACTCTGAACTGGCCCAAGGAGTACGGCGGCCAGGAGCGCGCGCCGATGGAGAGCCTGATCTTCAACGACGAGGCCGCGATCGCCAACGTGCCGGTGCCGTTCCTGACCATCAACAGCGTCGCCCCGACGATCATGCATTTCGGCAGCGACGAGCAGAAGAAGTTCTTTCTGCCGAAGATCGCAGCCGGTGAACTGCACTTCTCGATCGGTTACTCCGAGCCCGGCGCGGGCACCGACCTCGCGGCGCTGCGCACCACCGCGGTGCGCGACGGCGACGACTACATCATCAACGGTCAGAAGATGTGGACCAGCCTGATCGCATACGCCGACTACGTATGGCTGGCCGTGCGCACGAACCCCGAGGCCAAGAAGCACCACGGTATTTCGATGCTGATCGTGCCGACCACCGCTGAGGGCTTCTCCTGGACACCGGTGCACACCATGGCCGGGGTCGACACCAGCGCCACCTATTACCAGGATGTCCGCGTCCCCGTCACGAGCCTGGTCGGCGAGGAGAACGCGGGCTGGAAGCTGGTCACCAACCAGCTCAACCACGAGCGGGTCGCACTCGTTTCTGCGCAGCCGATCTTCATGGCGCTCAACGGTGTTCGCGAATGGGCACAGAACACCAAGGACATCCACGGCAACCGGCTGATCGACTCCGAGTGGGTGCAGCTGAACCTGGCCCGCGTGCACGCCAAGGCCGAGGTGCTCAAGCTGATCAACTGGGAGCTCGCGTCCTCCGAAGAAGCCGCACCGTCTCCCGCAGACGCATCAGCGGCCAAGGTGTACGGCACCGAACTGGCCACCGAGGCGTACCGCCTGCTGATGGAGGTGCTCGGCACGGCGGGCACGCTTCGCACGAACTCCCCCGGTGCGCTGCTGCGCGGGCGTGTCGAGCGCATGCATCGCAGCTGCCTGATTTTGACGTTCGGCGGCGGCACCAATGAGATTCAGCGCGACATCATCGGCATGGTCGCGCTCGGACTGCCCCGGGTCAATCGGTAA
- a CDS encoding acyl-CoA dehydrogenase family protein, producing the protein MDFKTTEAADDLGGLARTITDAVCTNEHQRELDKLDERFDRDLWGKLIEADILSAAAPESLGGGGFGVLEQVAVLEALGRQLSAVPYLDSVVLGAGALAKFGTDALQQEWATPAVNGEKIIAVALDGEMGDGPVRATAAGAGYRLTGSRTQVAFGPVADAFLVPAETDSGTKVFLIGKDDAGVTVTSLDTTGLGSVGHLELHGVETDRIVGGEEVVGWLTTHGALGRSAYQLGVLDRALELTASYAREREQFDRPIGSFQAVSSRLADDYINVKALRLTVTQAAWRLSEDLPADVDVNTAAFWAAEAGHRVAHTTVHVHGGVGIDLDHPVHRYFLAAKQTEFAVGSATGQLLRIGRELADTPA; encoded by the coding sequence ATGGATTTCAAGACGACGGAAGCCGCGGACGATCTGGGCGGTCTGGCCCGCACCATCACCGACGCGGTCTGCACCAATGAACATCAGCGTGAGCTGGACAAGCTCGACGAGCGCTTCGATCGTGACCTGTGGGGCAAACTGATCGAGGCCGACATCCTGTCAGCCGCCGCGCCGGAGTCATTGGGCGGCGGCGGTTTTGGCGTGCTGGAGCAGGTGGCCGTACTGGAGGCGCTGGGCCGGCAACTCTCAGCAGTGCCGTATCTGGATTCGGTGGTGCTCGGCGCGGGCGCCCTGGCGAAGTTCGGCACCGACGCGCTGCAGCAGGAGTGGGCGACCCCGGCTGTCAACGGGGAGAAGATCATCGCCGTCGCGCTGGACGGCGAGATGGGCGATGGCCCGGTCCGGGCGACAGCAGCCGGCGCTGGCTATCGGTTGACGGGCTCGCGTACGCAGGTTGCCTTTGGACCAGTCGCCGACGCGTTTCTCGTCCCGGCCGAAACCGATTCGGGCACCAAGGTTTTCCTGATCGGCAAGGACGATGCGGGCGTGACGGTGACGAGCCTGGACACCACCGGTCTCGGCAGCGTCGGCCACCTCGAACTGCACGGTGTCGAGACCGATCGCATCGTCGGCGGCGAGGAAGTCGTTGGGTGGCTGACCACCCACGGCGCTCTGGGCCGCAGCGCGTATCAGCTCGGCGTGCTCGACCGGGCGTTAGAGCTCACTGCGTCCTACGCCCGGGAGCGCGAGCAGTTCGACCGGCCGATCGGCAGCTTTCAGGCCGTGTCGTCGCGGCTGGCCGATGACTACATCAACGTGAAGGCGCTGCGGCTGACGGTTACCCAGGCGGCCTGGCGACTGTCCGAGGATCTGCCCGCGGATGTCGACGTGAATACCGCTGCGTTCTGGGCGGCCGAAGCCGGTCACCGCGTGGCCCACACCACCGTGCACGTTCACGGCGGCGTTGGAATCGACCTCGACCACCCCGTCCACCGGTACTTCCTGGCGGCCAAGCAGACCGAGTTCGCGGTCGGCAGCGCCACCGGGCAGCTGCTGCGCATTGGCCGTGAATTGGCCGACACCCCCGCTTAG
- the fadD17 gene encoding long-chain-fatty-acid--CoA ligase FadD17, whose amino-acid sequence MTLPTVTGLLAPLIEVDDRGVYFEDGFTGWRDHIAHGAAVAAALKARLDPDQPPHVGVLLQNTPFFSAVLVAAALTGIVPVGLNPVRRGAALARDVTHADCQVVLADSVSATGLDVDYIDVDSPEWAAEVAGYRDTPVVAYDAQPSDLFMLIYTSGTSGEPKAVKCSTGKVAIAGVTMTQRFSLGPDDVCYVAMPLFHSNAVLVGWAVAIACGGSLVLRRKFSASQFIPDVRRYGATYANYVGKPLSYVLATPEHPDDADNPLRAVYGNEGAPADVERFAKRFNTVVMDGFGSTEGGIAIGRTPDTPPGALGPLPPGTEIVDVQTGELCPPGVTGELVNISDAGRFEGYYNDPDAETERMRGGMYHSGDLAYRDENGYAYFAGRLGDWMRVDGENLGSAPIERVLLRHPDVVEVAVYGIPAPDVGDQVMAAAVLTEGAEFDAEKFAAFLAEQPDLGPKQWPSFVRVGAQLPRTETFKVIKRQLQAEGTDCADPVYRINR is encoded by the coding sequence GTGACCCTGCCGACCGTCACCGGCCTGCTGGCACCGCTGATCGAGGTCGACGATCGCGGCGTCTACTTCGAGGACGGCTTCACCGGCTGGCGTGACCACATCGCCCACGGTGCCGCGGTCGCTGCGGCTTTGAAGGCGCGCCTCGATCCGGACCAGCCGCCGCACGTCGGTGTGTTGCTGCAGAACACCCCATTCTTCTCGGCGGTGCTCGTCGCCGCGGCGCTGACGGGCATTGTGCCGGTGGGGCTGAATCCGGTGCGGCGGGGTGCCGCCCTGGCCCGCGACGTTACCCACGCGGATTGCCAAGTGGTACTGGCTGATTCGGTGTCGGCGACGGGTCTCGATGTCGACTACATCGATGTCGATTCGCCGGAGTGGGCGGCCGAGGTTGCCGGGTACCGGGACACCCCCGTCGTCGCATACGACGCTCAGCCGAGCGACTTGTTCATGCTTATCTACACCTCGGGCACCAGCGGTGAACCCAAGGCAGTCAAGTGCAGCACGGGCAAGGTCGCGATCGCGGGTGTCACGATGACGCAGCGCTTCTCGCTTGGGCCTGACGACGTCTGCTACGTAGCGATGCCGTTGTTTCATTCAAACGCGGTGCTGGTCGGTTGGGCGGTGGCGATCGCGTGTGGCGGTTCGCTCGTGTTGCGGCGCAAGTTTTCTGCCTCGCAGTTCATCCCCGATGTCCGCCGCTACGGCGCGACGTATGCGAATTACGTCGGCAAGCCGTTGTCGTATGTGCTCGCCACCCCGGAGCACCCCGACGATGCGGATAACCCGCTGCGCGCCGTCTACGGCAATGAGGGTGCGCCTGCCGATGTGGAGCGGTTCGCCAAGCGGTTCAACACGGTGGTGATGGACGGCTTCGGGTCGACGGAGGGCGGCATCGCCATCGGCCGCACACCCGACACCCCGCCCGGCGCACTTGGCCCGCTACCGCCTGGCACCGAGATCGTCGATGTCCAGACCGGTGAGTTGTGCCCGCCCGGTGTGACCGGTGAACTGGTAAACATCTCGGACGCAGGACGTTTCGAGGGTTACTACAACGACCCCGATGCCGAGACCGAGCGGATGCGCGGAGGGATGTACCACAGCGGCGACCTGGCGTACCGCGACGAGAACGGGTACGCATACTTCGCGGGCAGGCTGGGCGATTGGATGCGCGTCGACGGCGAAAACCTCGGGTCGGCGCCGATCGAGCGGGTGCTGCTGCGCCACCCTGACGTGGTCGAGGTGGCGGTGTATGGCATCCCTGCTCCAGACGTCGGTGATCAGGTGATGGCGGCGGCGGTGCTCACCGAGGGCGCCGAGTTCGACGCGGAGAAATTCGCGGCGTTTTTGGCCGAGCAGCCAGATCTCGGGCCCAAGCAATGGCCGTCGTTCGTACGCGTCGGAGCACAGCTGCCGCGGACCGAGACGTTCAAGGTGATCAAGCGGCAGCTGCAGGCTGAGGGCACCGACTGCGCCGACCCGGTGTATCGGATCAACCGCTGA